One window of the Sparus aurata chromosome 7, fSpaAur1.1, whole genome shotgun sequence genome contains the following:
- the LOC115585711 gene encoding macrophage mannose receptor 1-like — translation MDAVLLLIMAASGLSAVSSQVRRQYHFVYDQKNMTEAQKYCREKYTDLATIDNMEDVKIVIDMVATRQASDLFWIGLYDDVNSWRWSLSDTSFYRDGETEFRQWKDGEPGNSYSRQHCTQMYSDGRWNDWDCEFRRTSICMDVRGLNVTFVLIETLMTWTEAQSYCREHHTDLASVRNTAENQKIKDLVSAGYIVWIGLFRDSWKWSDGSSSSFRHWLQGQPDNLGGKEACVVADLGSDGKWWTIPVARTCRSFATAHVSINF, via the exons ATGGACGCagtcctgctgctcatcatggCTGCATCAG GGCTGAGTGCCGTCTCATCACAGGTCCGTCGTCAGTACCATTTTGTTTATGACCAGAAGAACATGACTGAAGCTCAGAAGTACTGCAGAGAAAAATACACTGACCTGGCAACTATAGACAACATGGAGGACGTGAAGATCGTGATCGACATGGTAGCTACAAGACAAGCGTCTGAT TTATTCTGGATCGGGCTGTATGATGACGTGAACAGCTGGAGGTGGTCACTGTCAGACACCAGCTTCTACAGAGACGGGGAGACCgagttcagacagtggaaggATGGAGAACCAGGCAACTCTTACAGTAGACAGCACTGCACACAGATGTATAGTGATGGACGATGGAACGACTGGGATTGTGAATTTCGCCGTACGTCAATCTGCATGGATGTCAGAG GGCTGAATGTGACGTTTGTCCTCATCGAGACTCTCATGACCTGGACTGAGGCCCAGAGCTACTGCAGAgaacaccacacagacctggCCAGTGTGAGGAACACGGCAGAGAACCAGAAGATAAAGGACCTGGTATCTGCAGGATATATAGTCTGGATCGGACTTTTCAGAGACTCCTGGAAGTGGTCGGATGGAAGTAGCTCCTCATTTAGGCACTGGCTTCAAGGTCAACCTGACAACCTAGGTGGGAAAGAGGCTTGTGTGGTGGCAGACTTGGGCAGCGATGGCAAATGGTGGACGATCCCTGTGGCCAGAACATGTCGTTCATTTGCTACGGCCCACGTGAGTATTAACTTTTGA
- the LOC115584990 gene encoding lactose-binding lectin l-2-like codes for MDVRGLNVTFVLMETLMTWTEAQSYCREHHTDLASVRNTAENQKVMDLLSAGQSAWIGLFRDSWKWSDGSILSFRHWYKDQPDNTGGKDACVAGNLRNSGVWMDVSCDLIKPFVCYIAMTTKQVIKVRLEREDSSLDLNDPAVMEQMLKEVQQRLKDQGVKGDVKLSWRKQADGKVFHKEEEETKKKKETCPMKDEF; via the exons ATGGACGTCAGAG GGCTGAATGTGACGTTTGTCCTTATGGAGACACTCATGACCTGGACTGAGGCCCAGAGCTACTGCAGAgaacaccacacagacctggCCAGTGTGAGGAACACGGCAGAGAACCAGAAGGTAATGGACCTGTTATCTGCAGGACAATCAGCCTGGATCGGACTTTTCAGAGACTCCTGGAAGTGGTCGGATGGAAGTATCCTCTCATTTAGGCACTGGTATAAAGATCAACCTGATAACACTGGTGGGAAAGATGCTTGTGTGGCAGGAAATTTAAGAAACTCTGGAGTATGGATGGACGTTTCCTGTGACCTGATCAAACCGTTTGTTTGCTACA TCGCTATGACTACAAAGCAAGTGATCAAAGtgcgtctggagagagaggactccTCTCTGGATCTCAACGACCCTGCTGTGATGGAACAAATGTTGAAGGAG GTCCAACAGAGGCTGAAGGACCAGGGGGTGAAAGGAGACGTCAAACTGAGCTGGAGGAAGCAGGCAGATGGAAAGGTCTTccacaaggaggaggaggagacaaagaagaagaaggagacctGTCCAATGAAGGATGagttttaa